The Candidatus Brocadiaceae bacterium genome includes a window with the following:
- a CDS encoding GNAT family N-acetyltransferase: MEMNVSITDSNIRWRRPADERGEDVVRAADHPGNRMRNHRWRQATRADACRYVVGEADGKIVGRAVLEAVYPPFAELQNMHVLDPYRGRGVGGAIVDECVARAGRLGFMALFLQTHADYLPAQRLYARKGFVLAGKAGMLRLVRFLNLPVLDTFLHEHPLATYSASAGEGTGEWSLAWSDWASGDRLELTLTGGTSDKDSEGHGPGVRALSLKAGEAGLTAQLDGPREAAKGTTVELRLEARNEGPDPLRLCTRLLLPPGCEAQGEWSRHGPVVDLEPGKETCVLAEIALTDDLDAEPLVYAAFGSLPLSVEVFLGRTSFWLTHTVLPGHWEDGMLHQD; this comes from the coding sequence TTGGAGATGAACGTGAGCATAACGGACAGCAACATTCGCTGGCGGAGGCCCGCGGACGAGCGTGGCGAAGACGTGGTCCGTGCAGCGGACCATCCGGGAAACAGGATGCGCAACCACCGCTGGAGGCAGGCGACGAGAGCCGACGCCTGCAGGTACGTCGTTGGAGAAGCTGACGGCAAGATCGTCGGGAGAGCCGTTCTGGAGGCTGTGTACCCGCCCTTTGCGGAGCTGCAGAACATGCACGTCCTCGATCCCTACCGCGGCCGGGGGGTAGGCGGCGCCATTGTGGACGAGTGCGTTGCGAGAGCCGGCCGCCTCGGCTTCATGGCGCTCTTCCTCCAGACGCATGCCGACTACCTCCCGGCCCAGCGGCTTTACGCGCGCAAGGGCTTTGTCCTCGCCGGAAAGGCCGGAATGCTGCGGCTGGTCCGCTTTCTCAATCTGCCTGTCCTGGACACCTTTCTCCACGAGCATCCCCTGGCCACGTACTCGGCGTCCGCAGGGGAGGGAACCGGGGAATGGTCCCTGGCTTGGTCGGACTGGGCGTCTGGAGACCGGCTCGAGCTGACGCTCACCGGCGGCACGAGCGACAAGGACAGCGAGGGACACGGTCCCGGTGTGCGCGCCCTCTCGCTGAAGGCCGGTGAGGCCGGCCTAACCGCCCAACTCGACGGGCCGCGAGAGGCGGCAAAGGGCACGACCGTTGAGCTTCGGCTTGAAGCCCGGAATGAGGGCCCGGACCCCTTGCGGCTCTGCACGAGGCTGCTGCTTCCCCCGGGCTGCGAAGCGCAAGGGGAATGGTCGCGGCACGGCCCAGTCGTGGACTTGGAGCCGGGCAAGGAGACTTGCGTGCTTGCCGAGATCGCTCTGACCGATGATCTGGACGCCGAGCCACTCGTCTACGCGGCCTTCGGATCGCTTCCCCTGTCGGTTGA